A single Micromonospora luteifusca DNA region contains:
- a CDS encoding CGNR zinc finger domain-containing protein has protein sequence MPLDVCQLPLVGGHPVLDLVNTLERGGESPHDFLSDSSALLRWSVRVGVISDAEGDQVGRAWRDEPAAAHAGLTAVRDIREGVYLVLLAAITDADGDTAGDPVAAGAALVALHQRWSGAAARARFVLDSSRVRLAYGTVPAMLVPDRIAEAALDVMLTADLTRVRRCPVLEGGCGWLFLDQSRSGSRRWCRMADCGNAVKARRLTERRRAARASHS, from the coding sequence CCTGTGCTCGATCTGGTCAACACCCTCGAGCGAGGGGGCGAGTCGCCTCACGACTTCCTGTCCGACAGCTCCGCTCTGCTGCGCTGGTCGGTCCGGGTCGGCGTGATCAGCGACGCCGAGGGCGACCAGGTTGGCCGGGCGTGGCGCGACGAGCCCGCGGCGGCGCACGCGGGACTAACCGCGGTGCGGGACATTCGCGAAGGGGTGTATCTCGTGCTGCTTGCCGCGATCACCGACGCGGACGGTGATACGGCGGGTGACCCCGTCGCGGCCGGCGCCGCGCTGGTCGCACTACATCAGCGCTGGTCCGGCGCGGCTGCCCGAGCAAGATTCGTGCTCGACTCGTCGCGGGTACGACTGGCCTACGGCACGGTGCCGGCCATGCTGGTGCCCGACAGGATCGCCGAGGCGGCCCTCGACGTCATGCTGACGGCCGACCTGACCCGGGTGCGCCGCTGCCCGGTGCTCGAAGGTGGCTGTGGCTGGCTGTTCCTCGACCAGAGCCGCAGCGGTTCCCGCCGTTGGTGCCGCATGGCCGACTGCGGCAACGCGGTGAAGGCGCGGCGGCTCACTGAGCGACGCCGCGCGGCGCGGGCATCGCACTCGTAG